Proteins from one Candidatus Hydrogenedentota bacterium genomic window:
- a CDS encoding putative zinc-binding protein, producing MNNASGETAKPLVFACAGCSDVGRLAYDVARELDRRGIAEMSCLAGIAAGKPAFLRKLRGRHLWLVDGCPIECALATFANAGHAIARHIRLADYGFKKNVPIQGWVNIDELIGLVLDAAGRAIT from the coding sequence ATGAATAACGCATCCGGCGAAACGGCCAAACCATTGGTATTCGCGTGCGCAGGCTGCTCGGATGTTGGCCGCCTCGCGTACGACGTGGCGCGGGAGCTCGATCGAAGAGGGATCGCCGAAATGTCCTGCCTCGCGGGTATTGCCGCGGGCAAGCCCGCCTTCCTGCGTAAACTCAGAGGGAGACATCTTTGGCTTGTCGACGGTTGTCCCATCGAGTGCGCCCTCGCAACGTTCGCAAACGCGGGCCATGCGATCGCGCGCCACATTCGACTGGCGGATTACGGGTTCAAGAAGAACGTCCCAATTCAGGGCTGGGTTAACATTGACGAGTTGATCGGGCTGGTGCTCGACGCGGCTGGACGCGCCATCACGTAG
- a CDS encoding TonB-dependent receptor, protein MRMMWSRTGVVCAAALVAFGTQAWAGSVTGTVKFEGQPPALKPLDTSADPVCHSKHKDKPLPNEVLVLGPGQTMANILVRVTKGAPAKEHPAPAEPVVLTQEGCRYAPHVFAIRVGQPLMVLNPDGILHNVHSLPKTNTALNRAMPANMTEMETKFDKIEEPFAFKCDIHPWMQAWCFVTDNPYYSITKEDGVFSIDGLDAGEYEISAWHERLGVKTATVAVKDGEPAKVDFSFSKK, encoded by the coding sequence ATGCGAATGATGTGGAGCCGGACCGGCGTAGTGTGCGCCGCGGCGCTGGTCGCTTTCGGCACGCAGGCATGGGCGGGCAGCGTCACCGGAACGGTGAAATTCGAGGGACAACCGCCCGCGTTAAAACCGCTTGACACCAGCGCTGACCCCGTGTGCCACTCGAAGCACAAGGACAAACCGCTACCCAACGAGGTGCTGGTCCTCGGTCCTGGCCAAACAATGGCGAACATCCTGGTGCGCGTGACCAAGGGTGCGCCCGCCAAGGAACATCCGGCCCCGGCCGAGCCGGTCGTTTTGACCCAGGAGGGTTGCCGGTATGCGCCGCACGTCTTCGCTATAAGGGTTGGCCAGCCCTTGATGGTCCTCAATCCCGACGGAATCCTCCATAACGTCCACAGTTTGCCAAAGACAAACACGGCGCTGAATAGGGCAATGCCCGCGAACATGACCGAAATGGAAACGAAGTTCGACAAAATCGAAGAACCGTTTGCGTTCAAATGCGATATCCATCCGTGGATGCAGGCGTGGTGTTTTGTTACAGACAATCCCTACTACTCGATCACCAAAGAGGACGGTGTATTCTCCATTGACGGTCTTGACGCGGGTGAATACGAGATATCCGCCTGGCATGAACGGCTCGGCGTGAAGACCGCGACTGTAGCCGTGAAGGACGGCGAACCGGCCAAAGTCGATTTCTCCTTCTCCAAGAAATGA
- a CDS encoding glycoside hydrolase family 2, whose amino-acid sequence MTRLGFSFLVVYALAAAAWSDALEKRFTDPPEDTKPRCYWYWMDGLVSREGITKDLEAMRRAGIGGAYIGVISGQSGVSRDAPCKALSEEWWGYIDHAIREAGRIGIGIGVFNSPGWSQSGGPWVRPEQSMRHVSLPEIRVRGPQRFEDKLPAPSGPFQDIAVVAFPAPRGDGECSDETARTSTSILFDSRDAFTARSLEVRPVKPVKVAAELKAFDGDTDYRSVTKFEIDRHNIAVNVGPVPLAPIVVTFPATTARHFRLDLSQECELGQVLLSSAARVERYPEKSLAKMFQDPLPPFDFYQWPAAAEPDSADLTVSTNEVRDLSALMDADGTLRWDIPDGEWIVQRAVMVPTGTQNSPAPPEATGLEVDKMNRTALASHFDAFVGDLLQRLPSAERTAWTHVVADSYEMGSQNWTDGFADDFRKRFGYDPIPWLPVLTGRIVGSADQSERFLWDLRRGVADKVALDYVGGLRDLCRERGLTLWLENYGHWGFPSEFLRYGGASDEIGGEFWVTGNLGSIELRAAASAAHTYGKKLVWAEAFTGGPSFVNTPRDFKARGDWALCEGSNQFVLHVYIHQPWDDRKPGINAWFGTEFNRHNTWFEYMKPWTDYLRRCSVMLQTGNHVADVAYFIGEDAPKMTGPIEPSLPKGYDFDFINAEVIETRLRVRNGQYILPDGQRYRLLVLPDSEAMRPAVLNKVQRLVARGGTILGPKPQRSPSLQDFPACDAAVRKIADALWKRERVIDGASVEHALRQLRVEPDVLCPDGILWKHRRDGDTDIYFLSNQTGTQRLEAISFRVSDHSSELWWPDTGRIESVRADVREGRSEVEIPFDPFGSVFVVFRRHKALAETPDLTSESTLEIPGPWSITFPSGETTFESLVSWTERPEPEIKFFSGTATYRTTFTLPGPVSRARLDLGAVEAIAQVRVNGKTAGILWKYPYAADIGDAIVSGVNTLEVDVVNSWLNRLVGDERANAGTHQTFVTTKTWKSDTALRPSGLLGPVTVTVFE is encoded by the coding sequence ATGACACGACTAGGGTTTTCGTTTCTCGTAGTGTACGCGCTGGCGGCAGCAGCATGGTCTGATGCGTTGGAGAAACGCTTTACCGATCCCCCCGAAGACACCAAACCGCGTTGCTATTGGTACTGGATGGATGGCCTCGTATCGCGCGAGGGTATAACTAAAGACCTTGAAGCGATGCGGCGGGCCGGTATTGGAGGGGCTTACATTGGCGTCATAAGCGGCCAAAGTGGAGTGTCACGGGACGCTCCGTGTAAAGCGTTGTCCGAAGAGTGGTGGGGTTACATCGATCACGCCATTCGCGAAGCGGGACGTATCGGCATCGGAATCGGCGTCTTCAATTCGCCGGGCTGGAGCCAGTCTGGCGGCCCGTGGGTCAGGCCAGAGCAGTCTATGCGGCACGTGTCGCTACCGGAAATTCGCGTACGTGGACCGCAGCGGTTCGAGGACAAACTTCCCGCGCCTTCGGGGCCGTTTCAAGATATCGCCGTGGTGGCATTTCCGGCGCCGAGGGGCGACGGAGAATGCTCGGATGAAACGGCGCGCACGTCGACGTCGATCTTGTTCGACTCGCGAGACGCGTTTACGGCGAGAAGCTTGGAAGTACGGCCCGTAAAACCGGTGAAGGTCGCAGCAGAGTTGAAAGCATTTGACGGCGATACGGACTACCGGAGCGTGACGAAGTTCGAAATTGATCGTCACAACATTGCCGTCAACGTCGGGCCAGTTCCACTCGCCCCGATCGTCGTAACGTTCCCGGCGACTACCGCGCGGCACTTCCGGCTGGACCTCTCCCAAGAATGCGAACTTGGTCAGGTGCTGCTCTCGTCCGCGGCACGTGTCGAGCGGTACCCGGAGAAGTCCCTTGCAAAAATGTTTCAGGACCCGCTTCCTCCGTTTGACTTCTACCAGTGGCCCGCCGCGGCTGAGCCCGACTCGGCAGACCTTACTGTTTCCACGAATGAAGTCCGCGACCTCAGCGCTCTAATGGACGCAGACGGAACTCTCCGTTGGGACATCCCGGATGGCGAGTGGATCGTGCAGCGCGCGGTAATGGTCCCCACGGGCACACAGAACAGTCCAGCGCCTCCCGAAGCGACCGGGCTAGAAGTGGACAAGATGAATCGAACGGCCCTCGCTTCACACTTCGACGCGTTCGTTGGCGACCTCCTCCAACGGTTGCCGTCCGCGGAGCGAACCGCGTGGACACATGTCGTCGCCGATAGCTATGAGATGGGTTCGCAAAACTGGACCGATGGATTTGCCGATGATTTTCGCAAACGCTTCGGATACGACCCGATTCCGTGGTTGCCGGTATTGACAGGGCGCATCGTAGGTTCGGCGGACCAATCCGAGCGATTTCTTTGGGACCTGCGGCGTGGCGTGGCGGACAAGGTTGCGCTGGATTACGTAGGCGGATTGCGCGATCTTTGCCGCGAGCGCGGACTCACGTTATGGCTCGAAAATTATGGCCATTGGGGCTTTCCCTCGGAATTCCTGCGGTACGGTGGAGCGAGCGACGAGATTGGCGGCGAGTTTTGGGTAACCGGAAATCTCGGCAGCATCGAACTGAGAGCAGCGGCCTCGGCGGCGCACACTTACGGCAAGAAGCTTGTCTGGGCCGAGGCGTTTACCGGAGGTCCCTCATTTGTAAACACACCGCGGGACTTCAAGGCACGAGGTGACTGGGCCCTCTGCGAAGGCAGCAACCAGTTCGTGCTACACGTATACATTCATCAGCCATGGGACGACAGAAAGCCGGGCATCAATGCGTGGTTCGGGACCGAATTCAACAGGCACAACACGTGGTTCGAATACATGAAGCCGTGGACGGATTATCTACGCCGGTGCAGCGTAATGCTGCAAACGGGAAACCACGTCGCCGATGTGGCGTACTTCATCGGCGAGGATGCCCCGAAGATGACAGGCCCCATCGAACCATCGCTTCCGAAGGGCTACGACTTCGACTTCATTAACGCCGAAGTGATCGAGACGAGACTGCGCGTACGCAACGGCCAGTACATCTTGCCCGACGGCCAGCGATATCGCCTGCTGGTCCTGCCGGACTCCGAAGCGATGCGGCCCGCCGTGCTGAACAAAGTGCAGCGGCTGGTCGCGCGTGGCGGCACGATTCTCGGACCAAAGCCGCAGCGTTCGCCGAGCTTGCAGGACTTTCCGGCATGCGACGCCGCAGTGCGGAAAATCGCCGACGCTCTGTGGAAACGCGAACGCGTGATCGACGGCGCGAGCGTGGAGCACGCGCTGCGGCAACTGCGCGTCGAACCCGACGTGTTATGTCCAGATGGAATTCTGTGGAAACACCGCCGGGACGGCGATACGGACATTTACTTTCTCTCGAATCAAACTGGCACGCAACGGTTGGAAGCCATATCGTTTCGCGTGTCCGATCATTCCTCGGAGTTGTGGTGGCCGGACACGGGAAGAATAGAATCTGTTCGCGCCGATGTCAGGGAAGGGCGATCCGAAGTCGAAATACCGTTTGATCCATTTGGGTCGGTGTTTGTCGTGTTTCGGAGGCACAAAGCGCTTGCGGAAACTCCCGACCTCACTTCAGAATCCACACTCGAAATACCCGGTCCGTGGTCCATCACGTTTCCTTCGGGCGAGACAACATTCGAGAGCCTGGTCTCTTGGACCGAGCGTCCGGAACCCGAGATCAAGTTCTTTTCCGGAACGGCGACTTATCGGACGACCTTCACGTTGCCCGGTCCTGTGTCACGTGCGCGTTTGGACCTTGGCGCAGTCGAAGCGATCGCCCAAGTCCGGGTCAATGGCAAGACCGCCGGTATTCTTTGGAAGTATCCATACGCTGCGGATATTGGCGACGCCATTGTGTCCGGTGTGAACACGCTGGAAGTGGATGTCGTGAATTCGTGGTTGAACAGACTTGTGGGCGACGAACGTGCAAACGCTGGAACCCATCAAACATTTGTTACAACCAAGACGTGGAAGTCGGATACGGCCCTTCGGCCCTCCGGCCTGCTCGGGCCCGTGACCGTCACCGTTTTTGAATGA
- a CDS encoding Rrf2 family transcriptional regulator, whose translation MLQPYSKKCVYAFRALAYVAAIHSVGRFQAGTLCKEAGVPEPSTRKVLHMLVEGGLLFAHRGPGGGYSLARPPERITLWEIVTLVDVGHHNRRCVMGFGNCGSTVRCPIHEATARCANSLSDQLGEVTLAELTSSVALRERTLVRPVSIVEMQRTKERTRTEKGRDKTNGN comes from the coding sequence GTGCTTCAGCCGTACTCGAAAAAATGCGTATACGCTTTTCGCGCATTGGCGTATGTCGCTGCGATTCATTCGGTCGGTCGCTTCCAGGCTGGAACACTTTGTAAAGAGGCCGGAGTACCAGAACCGTCTACCAGGAAAGTGCTGCATATGCTTGTCGAAGGCGGATTGCTGTTTGCTCACCGTGGCCCTGGCGGTGGTTACTCGCTTGCCCGGCCGCCGGAGCGAATTACGCTTTGGGAAATCGTAACTCTGGTTGATGTCGGCCACCATAATAGACGGTGCGTAATGGGATTTGGCAATTGCGGATCGACGGTGCGATGCCCGATTCACGAAGCTACCGCGCGTTGCGCGAATTCGCTCTCCGACCAACTTGGTGAAGTGACACTGGCGGAACTCACGAGCTCTGTCGCCCTGCGCGAGCGAACATTAGTCCGCCCCGTTTCAATAGTCGAAATGCAACGAACCAAAGAGCGGACACGAACAGAGAAAGGAAGGGACAAGACTAATGGGAATTAA
- a CDS encoding COX15/CtaA family protein, whose translation MAIASIDSISIPHPGHGLAVSRLASRVVCALTLVLIFMGALVKSHEAGLSVPDWPTTYGYNMFAFPPSEWRANVFYEHTHRLVASVVGIATLFLSCWVAFNDSRNSIRWSAAAALAIVVAQGVLGGLTVLFLLPAYLSVAHGVLAQTFLLLAVFLARAFPASCAHRLQSDFEPAGLHTARWAFGLTAVVWIQLVIGAIVRHTESGLAIPDFPTMGGQWLPLFNEAMLSRINEWRLEQTFTANTFLPDATVAQVAVHATHRLWAIVVVAVYLVYLRDAWVRRSAHPRAAVAAAAVGLLVIAQITLGVLTILTARGPLVTSLHVAVGAALLAASWFCALDTAPKLATRRPISSVEPAVVTAR comes from the coding sequence ATGGCGATTGCTTCCATCGATAGCATTTCGATTCCCCACCCGGGACACGGTCTTGCTGTTTCGCGCCTTGCCTCGCGCGTAGTGTGCGCACTGACGCTGGTCCTCATCTTTATGGGTGCGCTGGTCAAGAGCCACGAGGCCGGTCTCTCCGTGCCTGATTGGCCCACGACGTATGGTTACAACATGTTTGCGTTCCCGCCGTCCGAATGGCGCGCAAACGTTTTTTACGAACACACCCATCGGCTCGTCGCATCCGTCGTTGGAATTGCTACGCTCTTCCTCTCCTGCTGGGTTGCCTTCAACGATTCGCGTAATTCGATACGATGGTCCGCGGCCGCGGCTCTCGCTATTGTCGTCGCGCAAGGTGTGCTGGGTGGGCTCACCGTTCTGTTCCTGCTTCCCGCGTACCTGTCCGTCGCCCACGGGGTCTTGGCGCAGACGTTTCTCCTGCTGGCGGTGTTTCTCGCGCGCGCGTTCCCGGCATCGTGCGCACATCGACTCCAATCGGACTTCGAACCCGCCGGATTACACACGGCTCGATGGGCTTTCGGTTTGACCGCCGTCGTGTGGATTCAACTCGTGATCGGCGCTATCGTGCGCCACACAGAATCCGGTCTGGCGATACCCGACTTTCCCACCATGGGCGGTCAATGGCTTCCTTTGTTTAACGAGGCGATGCTGTCGCGGATCAATGAGTGGCGCCTTGAACAAACGTTCACGGCGAATACCTTCCTGCCCGATGCGACTGTCGCGCAGGTTGCCGTTCACGCCACGCATCGCCTGTGGGCGATCGTCGTTGTCGCGGTGTACCTGGTGTACCTGCGCGACGCGTGGGTCCGCCGATCTGCCCATCCACGCGCTGCCGTAGCCGCGGCCGCCGTTGGACTTCTGGTCATCGCCCAAATCACGTTGGGCGTGCTGACGATCCTTACCGCGCGGGGGCCGCTCGTTACATCGTTGCACGTTGCCGTCGGCGCTGCGTTGCTGGCGGCAAGCTGGTTCTGCGCGCTGGATACGGCGCCCAAGCTTGCGACTCGTCGTCCGATATCGTCGGTAGAGCCGGCTGTGGTGACGGCACGTTAA
- a CDS encoding c-type cytochrome produces MRSTLLVLSLTLGVGSAIVAAQDAASAHSVEYALQSFRLADPNLHIEVAAAEPDVVDPVCVTWDEDGRMFAVEMRDYPSGAGGGTIRLLVDSDSDGYYETSTVFADGLSFPSSAVPWNGGIIVAAAPDLIFLKDGNGDGVADERRTLFTGFGQGLPHDQVNSLYWGSDLWIYGSNGGSDGTVSALGSATPVSLTHRDFRLRPDIGVIEAVPGFSQSGACDTEFGDRLLSLPTSPFRQTVLGQPTPGLVEDVSILEWFEFGRIWPISIPQKRFGPSADGYFLAARGLSCYVGDVTPKYKNNAFVCEPLGNLVHRRVLTQRGSVLAAKRGESGFEFLASSDERFRPVNVATGPDGALYIVDFCRQYVEHSSLAPENERESIAWRSGDTMGRIWRVRPKAWNRSSHKPPTLSGASSEELANSLRSTNGWVRRQAQRLLVERKAVEALPTLEAMAAESDLAESKAAALFTMGALGNASKQAIETALADKDPGVRSVAVVVAQSKFSTLPELVNIVQSLTQDSDLRVRRAVAIAAVSMPAESRVATCKTLAIQAESDQWLTMAIMESAGPDAWPLLESVFAARSSDLDWWVARRAEFVSGLAEKVGASGKQDEVGAFLALLAAQRPVTGGPDVIFLSGLSRGLQRSGTSLRQVLSSPPATLDAAATLALGRAFETADALAHHNRAGLPLRQAAVRLLVERPDGSGMETLLALLKPDERPEIVNAVVSTLGQGGGADTNVALLARWSGLSKDVRGQLVEQFASAPAQTATLLDAIDQGTVLKHEIALKVRKTLLDSTDPAIHDRALALYPEFSSAAKADLYAQYSQAIHLPADAARGAKVFSINCFPCHQMHGIGNTVGPELSIASGKAKEELMRSILDPSAEVLPEFISYTIATKNFEDYAGLLAKEDASSVTLRAAGGMEQTVQRSDIETIAPGSGSLMPEGLEAAFDIQGLADLIEFIRNPAMDALKQAVSEVSAPPL; encoded by the coding sequence ATGCGATCGACTCTGCTTGTTTTGTCGCTTACGCTGGGCGTAGGCAGCGCCATCGTGGCCGCGCAAGACGCCGCGTCCGCTCATTCGGTCGAGTACGCGCTTCAGTCGTTTCGGCTTGCAGACCCGAACCTGCACATCGAAGTGGCCGCAGCCGAGCCGGATGTGGTCGATCCCGTGTGCGTTACATGGGACGAAGACGGCCGCATGTTTGCCGTCGAGATGCGCGATTATCCAAGCGGTGCAGGCGGCGGCACGATACGGCTTCTCGTCGATTCGGACAGCGATGGCTACTACGAAACGTCGACCGTGTTTGCGGACGGGCTTTCCTTTCCATCATCCGCTGTCCCGTGGAATGGCGGAATAATTGTGGCTGCGGCCCCGGACTTGATTTTTCTCAAGGACGGAAACGGCGACGGTGTAGCGGACGAGCGGCGGACACTCTTCACCGGATTTGGGCAAGGACTGCCCCACGATCAGGTCAACAGCCTCTATTGGGGCAGCGACCTTTGGATATACGGTTCCAATGGTGGATCCGATGGTACGGTTTCCGCGTTGGGTAGCGCTACCCCGGTATCTCTAACACACCGCGACTTTCGCCTGCGACCCGATATAGGTGTCATCGAGGCGGTTCCGGGTTTCAGCCAATCTGGCGCCTGCGATACGGAGTTTGGCGATCGATTGCTCTCACTTCCAACGTCACCGTTCCGCCAAACCGTTCTGGGGCAACCTACGCCAGGGCTGGTGGAAGATGTGTCGATTCTCGAATGGTTCGAATTCGGCCGTATCTGGCCTATCAGCATTCCACAAAAAAGATTCGGCCCAAGCGCGGATGGGTACTTTTTGGCTGCGCGCGGCCTTTCGTGTTATGTGGGGGATGTCACGCCCAAATATAAGAACAACGCGTTCGTTTGTGAACCGCTCGGAAATCTTGTTCACCGCAGGGTGCTTACCCAGCGCGGCTCCGTGCTCGCCGCAAAAAGAGGCGAATCCGGGTTCGAGTTTCTTGCATCGAGCGACGAGAGGTTCCGCCCCGTAAACGTCGCGACGGGCCCAGATGGCGCACTCTACATCGTCGATTTTTGTCGCCAGTACGTTGAGCACTCCTCTCTCGCGCCCGAGAACGAACGCGAGTCTATTGCATGGCGATCAGGCGATACGATGGGACGGATCTGGCGTGTCCGGCCAAAAGCGTGGAATAGGTCTTCTCATAAACCGCCAACCCTGTCTGGCGCTTCAAGCGAGGAATTGGCAAATTCGCTACGTAGCACAAATGGCTGGGTTCGTCGTCAGGCCCAACGTCTTCTTGTTGAACGAAAAGCCGTGGAGGCTTTACCCACGCTCGAGGCAATGGCGGCAGAATCCGACTTGGCGGAGTCCAAGGCAGCTGCTTTGTTTACCATGGGAGCCTTGGGCAATGCGTCTAAGCAAGCCATCGAGACGGCTCTAGCGGATAAAGACCCCGGCGTCAGATCAGTGGCGGTGGTAGTCGCCCAATCCAAGTTCTCAACGCTGCCAGAACTTGTCAATATCGTCCAGTCGCTCACGCAGGATTCCGATTTGCGGGTACGCCGCGCCGTCGCGATTGCGGCAGTATCAATGCCTGCGGAATCGCGGGTGGCCACCTGCAAAACACTCGCTATACAAGCAGAAAGCGACCAATGGCTCACAATGGCCATAATGGAGAGCGCGGGTCCGGACGCGTGGCCACTACTCGAGTCGGTATTCGCTGCGCGCAGCTCAGACCTTGACTGGTGGGTTGCTCGGAGGGCCGAGTTCGTAAGCGGACTTGCGGAAAAAGTCGGCGCCTCCGGTAAACAGGATGAGGTAGGAGCTTTCCTCGCCCTCTTGGCGGCGCAACGTCCAGTCACGGGTGGCCCAGATGTCATTTTCCTTTCGGGACTTAGTCGCGGCCTTCAACGTAGCGGCACCTCACTCCGGCAGGTGCTCTCGAGTCCTCCTGCCACGCTAGACGCCGCTGCAACGCTAGCGCTAGGCCGCGCGTTTGAAACAGCCGACGCACTAGCGCACCACAATCGAGCTGGCTTACCGCTTCGCCAAGCAGCCGTCAGGTTGCTCGTAGAACGGCCGGACGGCAGTGGTATGGAGACGCTTCTTGCGTTGCTAAAGCCCGATGAACGGCCCGAAATCGTTAACGCAGTCGTTTCCACACTAGGGCAAGGCGGTGGAGCCGATACAAATGTGGCCTTGTTGGCGCGTTGGTCCGGTTTATCAAAGGACGTGCGTGGGCAACTTGTTGAACAGTTCGCGTCGGCCCCCGCTCAGACCGCAACTCTCTTGGACGCAATCGATCAAGGTACCGTTCTTAAACATGAAATCGCGTTGAAAGTCCGCAAGACGTTGTTAGACTCCACAGATCCTGCGATTCACGACAGAGCACTGGCGTTGTACCCCGAATTCTCATCGGCTGCGAAAGCGGATCTCTACGCGCAGTATTCGCAAGCGATTCATCTTCCCGCCGATGCCGCCCGCGGGGCGAAAGTATTTTCCATTAATTGCTTTCCCTGCCATCAGATGCATGGCATCGGAAACACTGTTGGTCCAGAGTTGTCGATCGCGAGCGGAAAGGCTAAGGAGGAACTCATGCGATCGATTCTCGATCCGAGCGCCGAGGTCTTGCCTGAATTTATCAGCTATACAATCGCGACAAAGAATTTTGAAGACTATGCCGGATTGCTGGCCAAGGAAGATGCGTCGAGCGTTACGCTTCGCGCGGCTGGCGGAATGGAACAAACGGTACAGCGTTCGGACATCGAAACCATCGCACCAGGGAGCGGGTCGCTAATGCCCGAGGGTCTGGAAGCGGCCTTTGATATTCAAGGATTAGCGGACTTGATCGAGTTTATCCGGAACCCGGCGATGGACGCTTTGAAGCAGGCCGTATCGGAGGTCTCCGCGCCACCATTGTGA
- a CDS encoding right-handed parallel beta-helix repeat-containing protein, giving the protein MGINGWSALVLALCLLQGCGPGTEPSMPQSAAPAAPVAQPPVEPVEAPLAETPQTTPAPPSPNEISILPGADAQTAIQEALILAKPGSVVQLEEGVYDLELGLSLDVEGVTIRGRGMDKTVLDFKQQVAGSEGLFVTSKNVVLEDFAVVDTKGNGIKSQGSDNIVIRRVRAEWTGGPKETNGAYGIYPVSSANVLVEDCVAIAGSDSGIYVGQSKNVIVRRCRAEYNVAGIEIENCHGADVYECTATNNTGGILVFDLPDLPQQRGHDIRLLDNKVFANNTPNFAPKGNIVATVPTGTGVMVMANSNVEVFNNEIRDHDTANMLIVSYQSTLIEIKDPNYYPYAEAIHIHDNSFGASGAKPGGERGELIAALAGSPLPDIVWDGIVNPAKLVDGKLPPEAGLYIRNNTDSQGEVTFVSLGGAAVLPDPTGAVVKRDLSEHSGELPALKPIEIPVTQR; this is encoded by the coding sequence ATGGGAATTAATGGGTGGAGCGCACTGGTACTCGCTTTGTGCCTGCTGCAAGGTTGTGGTCCAGGTACAGAACCTTCAATGCCACAATCTGCCGCTCCTGCAGCACCCGTCGCGCAGCCCCCTGTTGAGCCTGTCGAAGCTCCGCTTGCTGAGACCCCGCAGACTACCCCTGCACCACCTTCGCCCAACGAAATATCAATTCTACCTGGGGCCGATGCGCAGACAGCCATTCAGGAAGCGCTCATCTTGGCGAAGCCAGGTAGCGTCGTCCAGCTGGAAGAAGGTGTCTACGATCTGGAGCTTGGACTCTCGCTCGATGTAGAAGGAGTGACGATCCGGGGTCGCGGCATGGACAAGACGGTCTTGGATTTCAAGCAACAGGTGGCGGGCAGCGAGGGGCTTTTCGTCACGAGCAAAAACGTGGTGCTTGAAGACTTCGCGGTAGTGGACACAAAAGGCAACGGCATCAAATCGCAAGGCTCGGACAACATTGTCATTCGGCGCGTACGCGCTGAATGGACTGGCGGCCCGAAAGAAACTAACGGAGCCTACGGCATCTATCCGGTAAGTTCCGCTAATGTGCTCGTCGAAGATTGCGTCGCCATTGCGGGTTCTGATTCGGGAATCTACGTGGGTCAGTCCAAGAATGTCATCGTACGACGATGCCGCGCCGAATACAATGTCGCCGGTATCGAAATTGAGAATTGCCACGGCGCGGACGTCTACGAGTGCACCGCAACCAACAATACCGGCGGCATTCTTGTTTTCGACCTGCCCGACCTGCCGCAGCAACGAGGACACGATATTCGGCTTCTCGACAACAAGGTGTTTGCAAACAACACGCCAAATTTTGCACCCAAAGGCAACATCGTCGCGACGGTACCAACCGGTACGGGCGTCATGGTCATGGCGAACTCGAATGTTGAAGTGTTCAACAACGAGATACGGGACCACGACACCGCCAACATGCTGATTGTCAGCTACCAATCGACATTGATCGAGATTAAGGACCCGAATTATTACCCCTACGCGGAGGCAATTCACATTCACGACAATTCCTTCGGAGCAAGCGGCGCGAAACCTGGCGGCGAACGGGGTGAGCTGATCGCCGCGCTCGCGGGTTCTCCATTGCCCGACATCGTATGGGACGGTATCGTGAACCCGGCCAAGTTGGTCGATGGAAAGTTGCCACCAGAGGCCGGGCTTTACATCCGGAATAATACCGATTCTCAAGGTGAAGTGACATTTGTATCGCTCGGCGGCGCCGCGGTGTTGCCCGATCCAACCGGGGCCGTTGTCAAACGCGATCTGTCGGAACACTCAGGAGAACTGCCCGCGTTGAAGCCCATCGAGATTCCGGTCACACAACGATGA